One Hevea brasiliensis isolate MT/VB/25A 57/8 chromosome 5, ASM3005281v1, whole genome shotgun sequence genomic region harbors:
- the LOC110654185 gene encoding probable E3 ubiquitin-protein ligase RHC1A — protein MSSGRNSHWCYRCRRPVRLRGRDAVCPYCSGGFVQELDDMVQFSPLDFFGLESDDDRDQRFGLMEAFSAFMRQRLADRSHDIRMRSDLIPEHNPGFGPLLIFGGQIPFRLSGNGGFEGLFPGAPGIALTRGNAGDYFIGPGLEELFEQLSANDRRGPPPASTSSIDAMPTIKITQRHLRSDSHCPVCKDKFELGSEARQMPCDHIYHSDCIVPWLVQHNSCPVCRQELPPQGSSSGHSYQSSSSRSRSNNYSGRENGREGRRNPLSYLWPFRSSSSSSNHDETTGSSSPTVHENNHQMGYSGWPFN, from the coding sequence ATGTCAAGTGGCAGAAATTCCCATTGGTGTTATAGATGCAGGAGGCCAGTTCGGCTGCGAGGGCGAGATGCAGTATGCCCCTATTGCAGTGGAGGATTTGTGCAAGAACTTGATGATATGGTGCAATTCAGCCCTTTGGATTTCTTTGGATTGGAGAGTGACGATGATCGTGACCAAAGATTTGGGCTTATGGAAGCTTTCTCAGCCTTTATGAGACAGCGATTGGCAGACAGAAGCCATGACATCAGAATGAGATCAGATTTGATTCCTGAACATAATCCAGGGTTTGGCCCTCTGTTGATTTTTGGTGGCCAAATTCCTTTTAGGTTGTCTGGAAATGGTGGGTTTGAAGGTCTCTTCCCTGGGGCTCCTGGAATAGCTCTAACACGAGGTAATGCTGGTGATTATTTTATTGGCCCTGGACTGGAAGAATTGTTTGAACAGCTTTCAGCTAATGACCGGCGGGGCCCTCCCCCAGCATCCACATCATCAATTGATGCAATGCCTACCATTAAGATTACCCAGAGGCATCTTCGTTCTGATTCACACTGTCCAGTTTGCAAAGATAAATTTGAGTTGGGAAGTGAAGCGAGGCAGATGCCATGTGACCACATATACCATTCAGATTGCATAGTCCCATGGCTAGTTCAGCATAATTCATGCCCTGTTTGTCGTCAGGAGCTACCGCCACAAGGATCGAGTAGTGGCCACAGTTACCAAAGCTCAAGTTCTCGAAGTAGAAGCAACAATTACAGTGGAAGAGAGAATGGCAGGGAAGGAAGACGGAATCCATTGTCGTATTTGTGGCCATTCCGCTCGTCTAGTTCTAGTTCGAACCATGATGAGACAACAGGAAGCAGTTCACCAACTGTGCATGAAAATAACCACCAGATGGGGTATTCAGGATGGCCTTTCAACTGA